Proteins found in one archaeon genomic segment:
- a CDS encoding Zn-ribbon domain-containing OB-fold protein, with amino-acid sequence MTIQYWRIRDRYYRLIGSKCQNCGDEFFPPVYRCRGCGSEKIKDKEMPKTGKILTYTQLHEPLPGFEAQAPYYLAVVRLSNGARVLSQVVDSPAEKVRTGAKVSATVRRVRVDGDSGQIVYGYKFVVS; translated from the coding sequence GTGACGATACAGTACTGGAGGATCAGGGACCGATACTACCGGCTCATCGGCTCGAAGTGCCAGAACTGCGGCGACGAATTCTTCCCGCCGGTCTACAGATGCAGGGGATGCGGGTCCGAAAAGATCAAGGACAAAGAGATGCCCAAGACCGGCAAGATCCTCACGTACACGCAACTCCACGAGCCTCTTCCTGGGTTCGAGGCCCAGGCGCCGTACTACCTCGCGGTCGTAAGGCTCTCCAACGGGGCGCGCGTCCTCAGCCAGGTCGTCGACTCCCCTGCCGAGAAGGTCAGGACCGGCGCCAAGGTCTCAGCCACCGTGAGGAGGGTCCGCGTCGACGGGGACTCGGGACAGATAGTCTACGGTTACAAGTTCGTCGTGTCGTAG
- a CDS encoding polyprenol monophosphomannose synthase yields the protein MALLSAGPLRVSVVVPTYNERENVAPLAEEVLRAQVEGLVLLFVDDSSPDGTGEELARLAIQRPWIRVHARNGKLGIGSAYQDGFKVALSELSADIVVEMDADFQHPPSGIPALVRAVQEGADVAVGSRYVPGGSVVGWGLWRRAVSRGANSYARLILGLTVKDSTSGFRAYSRRAAEIVSAGHLPAKGFEFQVASLRALKTGMKIVEIPYQFSARRAGSSKLGLKDVAKFFVAVLRLSFS from the coding sequence ATGGCCCTCCTCTCCGCCGGGCCTTTACGGGTCTCCGTGGTCGTTCCTACCTACAACGAGCGGGAGAACGTCGCTCCCCTGGCCGAGGAGGTCCTGCGTGCCCAGGTCGAGGGGCTCGTCCTCCTGTTTGTTGACGACTCTAGTCCTGACGGAACGGGAGAAGAGTTGGCACGGCTGGCAATTCAAAGACCTTGGATCAGAGTTCATGCGCGAAACGGCAAGTTGGGCATCGGTAGCGCCTACCAGGATGGGTTCAAGGTCGCACTCTCGGAGCTTTCAGCCGACATAGTCGTCGAGATGGACGCAGACTTCCAGCATCCGCCGTCGGGGATTCCGGCCTTGGTCCGAGCCGTGCAGGAGGGTGCGGACGTTGCTGTCGGGTCGAGATACGTCCCCGGTGGCTCGGTCGTGGGATGGGGGCTCTGGCGGAGGGCTGTCAGCAGAGGCGCAAATTCTTACGCGAGGCTCATTCTCGGGCTTACAGTCAAGGACTCGACCTCGGGCTTCAGGGCATACTCGAGACGGGCCGCTGAGATAGTCAGCGCCGGGCACCTTCCCGCAAAAGGCTTCGAGTTCCAGGTCGCCTCCTTGAGGGCCTTGAAAACAGGGATGAAAATAGTGGAAATCCCCTATCAGTTCAGCGCAAGACGCGCCGGGAGTTCGAAGCTGGGCCTCAAGGACGTGGCAAAGTTCTTCGTCGCGGTTTTGAGGCTGTCCTTCTCGTAA
- a CDS encoding DegT/DnrJ/EryC1/StrS family aminotransferase has protein sequence MDEKFIAINRPILGKEERTSVLDVLSSGRLSDTSMEGGKYVREFEAKLRALLGAKHAIAVNSGTAALHTVLLALGVGPGDEVVVPSFTFVATANVVLACGARPVFVDIREDYNMDPDAFKGAITSKTKAVIPVHLYGYPADMDEIRETARTKSVAVVEDAAESLGATYRGKQTGTLSDAGCFSMYATKVVTSGEGGAISTDNDELAEKLRLVRNHGMVHGYDTRHLGFNYRLPELAAALASSQMNRLQGFLEARAKNVAALEGLLSGTAGYRFTQTGSDRTHVFYLYTLYLPRGRDSVLKSMNDAGIGAAVYFKLPVHRTPLYESMGYTYTPLPRTDEASGHVLSLPVHPGLSQGDVSRVAEGFKTAMRGAA, from the coding sequence ATGGATGAGAAGTTCATAGCGATCAACCGACCGATACTCGGAAAAGAGGAGCGGACCTCAGTCCTGGACGTCCTGTCCAGTGGGCGCTTGAGCGACACTTCCATGGAGGGTGGCAAGTACGTAAGGGAGTTCGAGGCCAAACTCCGCGCACTCCTAGGGGCAAAGCACGCAATCGCAGTCAACTCCGGGACGGCCGCCCTCCATACAGTCTTACTCGCGCTTGGGGTAGGGCCAGGGGACGAGGTAGTAGTGCCGTCCTTCACGTTTGTCGCGACGGCCAACGTAGTCCTGGCGTGCGGAGCGCGCCCTGTCTTTGTCGACATACGCGAGGACTACAACATGGACCCAGACGCTTTCAAGGGCGCTATCACTTCCAAGACTAAGGCTGTCATCCCTGTACACCTCTATGGATACCCAGCTGACATGGACGAGATTAGAGAGACGGCCCGTACCAAGTCGGTCGCGGTCGTCGAAGACGCCGCCGAGTCGCTCGGAGCCACCTACAGAGGCAAGCAGACAGGAACCCTCTCGGACGCCGGATGCTTCAGTATGTATGCAACCAAGGTCGTCACCTCCGGAGAGGGAGGCGCAATCTCGACCGACAACGACGAGCTCGCTGAGAAGCTCAGGCTGGTGAGGAATCACGGAATGGTCCACGGCTACGACACACGGCACCTAGGGTTCAACTACAGGCTGCCAGAGCTCGCAGCGGCGCTGGCCTCCTCCCAGATGAATCGCCTTCAGGGGTTCCTGGAGGCGAGAGCGAAGAACGTCGCGGCCTTGGAAGGGTTGCTCTCAGGCACAGCAGGTTACAGGTTCACCCAGACGGGCAGCGATCGAACCCACGTTTTCTACCTGTACACCCTCTACCTGCCTCGCGGGAGAGACTCAGTACTGAAGTCTATGAATGACGCCGGCATCGGAGCCGCGGTCTACTTCAAACTCCCAGTCCACAGGACCCCTCTCTACGAGAGCATGGGCTACACTTACACGCCACTTCCGAGAACAGACGAGGCCTCTGGCCACGTGCTCTCCTTGCCCGTCCATCCAGGCCTATCTCAGGGCGATGTCTCCCGAGTGGCGGAGGGATTCAAGACCGCCATGCGCGGCGCTGCCTAG
- a CDS encoding glycine--tRNA ligase, with translation MSFEDVTRLAQQKGYFFKSADSYPNSPAGFLDYGPLGVGLRNNFVDLWRRMVVKADGMLEIDGSQILPRQVFEASGHLTNFTDPFVKCSKCGSVFRPDKLLEEKTKEQVPEKLSDQEYDSMMEEKGVKCLRCGSRLAGTSRFNMMFRLGVGPGLEEAYLRPETCQSIFVDFPFLFKTQRVKLPVGVAQFGRSFRNEIAPRQGLLRMRELNQAEVEVFFNPGRPDARRFESTREEVLPFMDAEGRTSAQTTTEGLKSGILPNPLVGHYLALLLRLFEATGIGRELLRFRMLSAKDRAFYSAAGYDLEAKLSVGWVELVACNYRGDYDLGRHSKVSGSDFTVDDAGEKVLPHVFELSLGVDRTVYAMLETSLKTTGDRKSLSLKPYLAPLKAGIFPLVNKDGLDGRAMEIFEELKESLDVFYDDSGSIGRRYARADEAGVPFCLTVDYDTMKDQTVTLRDRDTRAQERVGVADLPEKMAKLCKFPRRR, from the coding sequence ATGTCATTCGAGGACGTCACCCGCTTGGCGCAACAGAAGGGGTACTTCTTCAAGTCCGCAGACTCCTACCCCAACTCCCCCGCCGGATTCCTCGACTACGGCCCGCTGGGAGTAGGGCTCAGGAACAACTTCGTCGACCTCTGGAGGAGGATGGTAGTCAAAGCAGACGGCATGCTGGAGATAGACGGGTCGCAGATCCTGCCGCGCCAGGTCTTCGAGGCATCGGGCCACCTGACCAACTTCACAGACCCCTTCGTGAAGTGCTCGAAGTGCGGGTCGGTCTTCAGGCCCGACAAGCTCCTCGAAGAGAAGACGAAGGAACAGGTCCCGGAGAAGCTCTCAGACCAAGAGTACGACTCGATGATGGAAGAGAAGGGCGTCAAGTGCCTAAGGTGCGGCTCGCGGCTCGCAGGGACCAGTCGGTTCAACATGATGTTTCGGCTCGGCGTGGGCCCCGGGCTCGAAGAAGCATACCTGAGGCCAGAGACTTGCCAGAGCATCTTCGTGGACTTTCCGTTCCTCTTCAAGACGCAGCGCGTGAAGCTCCCAGTCGGAGTAGCTCAGTTCGGGCGGAGCTTCAGGAACGAGATCGCTCCTAGGCAGGGGCTCCTGCGAATGCGCGAGCTCAACCAGGCGGAGGTCGAGGTCTTCTTCAACCCCGGGAGGCCGGACGCGCGCCGCTTCGAGTCAACGAGAGAGGAGGTCTTGCCCTTCATGGACGCAGAGGGGAGGACTTCTGCGCAGACCACAACGGAGGGGCTCAAGTCGGGCATCCTGCCGAATCCGCTGGTCGGCCACTATCTTGCCCTCCTTCTGCGGCTCTTCGAGGCCACGGGCATAGGCCGGGAACTCCTGAGGTTCCGGATGCTGTCGGCGAAGGACAGGGCCTTCTACTCGGCCGCGGGGTACGACCTCGAGGCGAAGCTGTCCGTGGGGTGGGTCGAGCTCGTGGCGTGCAACTACCGGGGTGACTACGACCTCGGGCGGCACTCGAAGGTGAGCGGCTCCGACTTCACGGTCGACGACGCGGGCGAGAAGGTCCTTCCCCACGTCTTCGAGCTTTCGCTGGGGGTCGACAGGACCGTCTACGCGATGCTAGAGACCTCCTTGAAGACGACGGGGGACCGGAAGTCTCTTTCGTTGAAGCCGTACCTGGCCCCGCTCAAGGCAGGCATCTTCCCGCTCGTCAACAAGGACGGACTCGACGGGAGGGCCATGGAGATCTTTGAGGAGCTCAAGGAGTCTCTCGACGTCTTTTACGACGATTCAGGCTCAATCGGCAGACGGTACGCCAGGGCCGACGAGGCGGGCGTCCCCTTCTGCCTAACCGTAGACTACGACACGATGAAGGACCAGACGGTCACGCTCAGGGATCGCGACACCCGGGCGCAAGAGAGGGTAGGGGTGGCCGACCTGCCTGAAAAGATGGCGAAGCTGTGCAAATTCCCTAGGCGACGCTGA
- a CDS encoding RNA polymerase Rbp10 — protein MSVEPPKEQPAKVFSAAVYECVRCGTRTTQEELSKLPEVKCICGYRVFRKARPSVVKQIKAI, from the coding sequence TTGTCAGTAGAACCCCCCAAGGAGCAGCCGGCCAAGGTCTTCAGCGCGGCCGTCTACGAATGCGTTAGATGCGGAACCCGCACCACCCAGGAAGAGCTCTCGAAGCTGCCTGAGGTGAAGTGCATCTGCGGCTATCGCGTCTTCAGGAAAGCAAGGCCCTCCGTAGTCAAGCAAATCAAAGCGATCTAG
- a CDS encoding DUF92 domain-containing protein, producing the protein MGYVVELFIVLAVASAAVLFDTIDARGFLASVAVGLAIIYGGGIRWFIVVAVFFILGVVFTLYRYGYKKALGGAQDKGGARNWPNIIANGGVSSVIAAASFFSSSPLLAVLFLGAVSGSAADTAATEVGLLSRMAPRLITDPMKTVRPGTSGGVSPLGFLGAGFAAGVIGTIALALGVGPGGWLVVFVCFLSGLVGAVFDSILGAAVQRTGFCRVCLKPSEALRHCGEPTRMNAGSRFIENNVVNLAATGVGALAAVAAFSLLSVA; encoded by the coding sequence GTGGGTTACGTGGTCGAGTTGTTCATCGTCCTGGCAGTCGCTTCCGCCGCTGTCCTGTTCGATACCATTGATGCGAGGGGCTTTCTGGCGTCGGTCGCGGTGGGATTGGCGATAATCTACGGGGGCGGGATCAGATGGTTCATCGTCGTTGCCGTCTTCTTCATCCTGGGAGTAGTCTTCACACTCTACAGGTATGGCTACAAGAAGGCCCTGGGCGGCGCGCAGGACAAGGGAGGCGCAAGGAACTGGCCCAACATAATCGCGAACGGTGGGGTCTCTTCCGTAATCGCGGCAGCGAGCTTCTTCTCTTCATCTCCTCTCCTTGCAGTACTCTTCTTGGGCGCTGTCTCAGGCTCGGCAGCTGACACTGCCGCGACCGAGGTAGGCCTGCTCAGCAGGATGGCGCCGCGCCTGATCACTGACCCGATGAAGACCGTCAGGCCCGGGACGTCCGGAGGGGTCTCGCCGCTCGGTTTCCTTGGCGCGGGATTCGCGGCTGGAGTGATCGGCACGATAGCCCTAGCTCTGGGAGTCGGGCCGGGGGGCTGGCTGGTCGTCTTCGTGTGCTTCCTTTCGGGCCTTGTGGGAGCGGTCTTCGACAGCATCCTCGGAGCTGCCGTTCAGAGGACTGGATTCTGCAGAGTCTGCCTGAAGCCGTCGGAGGCTCTCAGGCACTGCGGTGAGCCGACCCGCATGAACGCCGGTTCAAGATTCATAGAGAACAATGTAGTCAATCTTGCGGCAACGGGGGTCGGAGCACTGGCTGCCGTCGCCGCATTCTCTCTGCTCAGCGTCGCCTAG
- a CDS encoding sodium:proton antiporter, with amino-acid sequence MVPLQLVFAAFLAISLVASVVSRKTRTPYTILLVLIGIALTTSADPALQGVQQELQRLSVGGLFVGLVLPPLLFESMMSIRTEEFRAVSRPAIVLATVGVVVAAVVGGLIVWKFMGLPWYSAFIFGAIIAPTDVATVLEVFRRTVVPARLATLLETESVFNDATGIVLLTVFLASLEASGPILLGAVSTFIFVMGGGALIGLGVAWGARQVQREASDPLSQIVLTMAAVYGAYGLATAAGVSGLIAVAVTGLLYGNTVLFRIERRDTEEATRQFWGVLAFMANTVAFLFIGLSTNILSLISSGAAILIAYAVVIVARFASVYPILGVWHAIGPRLPWAWRNVAMIGGMRGALSIVLVSTLDPLLPGRDLIVNMTFGVVILSVLLQGPLLSAYASRVFGKQQTLAEATEEAPQQKPSETLA; translated from the coding sequence ATGGTCCCGCTTCAACTCGTCTTCGCCGCATTCCTTGCCATCAGCCTTGTTGCCTCCGTTGTTTCCAGGAAGACCAGGACCCCATACACCATCCTGCTCGTTCTGATCGGAATCGCTCTGACAACCTCCGCCGATCCAGCTCTCCAGGGGGTCCAACAGGAACTCCAGAGACTCTCAGTAGGCGGCCTCTTCGTGGGGCTCGTGCTCCCGCCACTGCTCTTCGAGAGCATGATGAGCATCAGGACCGAAGAATTCAGGGCCGTCTCCAGGCCGGCGATCGTGCTGGCGACCGTCGGGGTCGTGGTCGCCGCGGTAGTCGGCGGGCTGATCGTATGGAAGTTCATGGGCCTGCCGTGGTACAGCGCCTTCATCTTCGGAGCCATCATAGCCCCGACCGACGTCGCCACCGTGCTTGAGGTCTTCCGGAGGACGGTCGTCCCGGCAAGACTTGCCACTCTCCTTGAGACCGAATCTGTCTTCAACGACGCGACAGGGATAGTCCTGCTAACGGTCTTCCTAGCGTCCCTCGAAGCTTCGGGGCCTATCCTCCTCGGCGCGGTCAGCACCTTCATCTTCGTAATGGGAGGCGGCGCGTTGATCGGGCTCGGGGTGGCGTGGGGTGCCCGCCAAGTCCAGCGCGAGGCTTCGGACCCACTCTCCCAGATCGTGCTTACGATGGCCGCCGTCTACGGCGCCTACGGGCTGGCGACAGCTGCAGGGGTCTCGGGGCTGATCGCGGTCGCAGTCACAGGGCTCCTCTACGGGAACACCGTCCTCTTCAGGATAGAGAGAAGAGACACTGAGGAGGCCACCAGACAGTTTTGGGGCGTCCTCGCCTTCATGGCCAATACCGTCGCCTTCCTCTTCATCGGACTCAGCACGAACATCCTGAGCCTGATCTCGAGCGGAGCGGCAATCCTCATCGCCTATGCGGTCGTCATAGTGGCAAGGTTCGCCTCCGTGTATCCCATACTAGGAGTCTGGCACGCGATCGGCCCGAGGCTTCCCTGGGCGTGGAGGAACGTAGCCATGATCGGTGGCATGAGAGGGGCGCTCTCCATAGTCTTGGTATCCACGCTGGACCCTTTACTGCCCGGGCGGGACCTGATTGTCAACATGACCTTCGGGGTGGTCATCCTCTCGGTCCTCCTCCAGGGCCCCTTGCTCTCCGCCTATGCCTCACGGGTCTTCGGGAAGCAACAGACGCTGGCCGAGGCTACGGAAGAAGCGCCTCAGCAGAAGCCCTCTGAGACGCTCGCATAG
- the acs gene encoding acetate--CoA ligase: MSVNWALPFEERISADPKFASVSPQAYLTEHQESLLRGPQFWEDVAAELEWFKRWDVALDASDPPFFKWFRGGELNASYLCVDRNIELGRGKRTALIWEGERMDPSGRPDVRTLTYDQLSVDVNRAARMLAENYGVRRGDTVGFYMPMLLEFPTLILASARLGARFTVVFSGFSSESLSERLTDSDARVLITADEGLRRGAVIPLKKIADKALESARGVEGCLVVRRTGGDVPMKEGRDRFYSDALAEVPQNSVVAPVRMKSEDPLFILHTSGTTGRPKGQVHDTGGYLTLLHATMKWVFDLKESDIYWCTADIGWITGHSYVVFGPLLEGGTTLMYEGALDFPQPDRWASIIEGHGVSIFYTSPTAIRSFMKNGESWVEKHDTTSVRILHSVGEPINPEAFRWLHRLVGRGSVPFGSTWWMTETGGIMVSLLPGKALVPMKPGANGFPIPGIDVEVVDEEGHPSQALERGFLVIRKPWPGMPLTINKDPARYKQVYFSRFPGAFFAGDYAVKDTDGYLWVLGRADEVIKVAGHRLGTYEIESALVQHPAVAEAAVVGVPDDLRGEVPVGFVILKVGEAPTQDLKLELSALVREKVGPVANLKEVIFVSKLPKTRSAKIMRRVVRSVVSGATVGDVSTLEDEASVEEVKAAFDALQEEVARGRREK; this comes from the coding sequence TTGTCGGTCAACTGGGCACTTCCATTCGAGGAGAGAATCTCAGCAGACCCCAAGTTCGCGTCGGTTTCCCCTCAAGCATACCTGACCGAGCACCAAGAGTCTCTCCTCAGAGGCCCTCAGTTCTGGGAAGACGTTGCTGCCGAGCTCGAGTGGTTCAAGCGCTGGGACGTCGCCCTCGATGCGTCCGACCCCCCCTTCTTCAAGTGGTTCCGCGGCGGCGAGCTCAACGCCTCATACCTCTGCGTCGACCGGAACATCGAGCTGGGAAGAGGCAAGAGGACGGCTCTGATCTGGGAGGGCGAGAGGATGGACCCCTCGGGCCGACCCGATGTCAGGACTCTGACCTACGACCAGCTGTCGGTGGACGTCAACAGGGCGGCACGGATGCTCGCCGAGAACTACGGAGTGCGGAGGGGCGACACGGTCGGGTTCTACATGCCGATGCTCCTCGAATTTCCCACTCTGATCCTCGCTTCCGCCAGGCTCGGGGCCAGGTTCACTGTCGTGTTCTCGGGCTTCAGCTCGGAGTCTCTCTCCGAGAGGCTGACAGACTCCGACGCCCGGGTCCTCATCACCGCGGACGAGGGCCTGCGACGAGGGGCAGTCATCCCTCTGAAGAAGATCGCCGACAAGGCTCTCGAGAGTGCTAGGGGCGTGGAAGGGTGTCTAGTGGTCAGGAGGACGGGAGGTGACGTGCCCATGAAGGAAGGGCGAGATCGATTCTATTCAGACGCACTCGCTGAAGTCCCACAGAACTCGGTGGTCGCGCCAGTAAGGATGAAGTCGGAAGACCCTCTATTCATCCTCCACACTTCCGGGACGACAGGACGGCCGAAGGGTCAGGTGCACGACACGGGTGGGTACCTCACGCTGCTGCACGCCACGATGAAGTGGGTCTTCGACCTCAAGGAGTCAGACATCTACTGGTGCACCGCAGACATAGGATGGATAACCGGCCACTCATACGTGGTCTTCGGCCCTCTGCTGGAGGGTGGGACCACCTTGATGTACGAAGGAGCCCTCGACTTCCCACAGCCGGACAGGTGGGCATCCATAATCGAGGGGCACGGAGTCTCGATCTTCTACACCTCCCCGACCGCCATCAGGTCCTTCATGAAGAACGGGGAGTCGTGGGTCGAGAAGCACGACACCACTAGCGTCAGGATCCTCCACTCGGTCGGCGAACCGATCAACCCCGAAGCGTTCCGGTGGCTCCACCGGCTGGTCGGAAGAGGCTCCGTACCGTTCGGTAGCACCTGGTGGATGACGGAGACCGGGGGCATCATGGTCTCCCTTCTCCCCGGAAAGGCCCTGGTCCCCATGAAGCCGGGCGCGAACGGATTCCCAATCCCAGGAATAGACGTCGAGGTTGTGGACGAGGAAGGGCACCCCTCTCAAGCCCTTGAGCGGGGATTTCTTGTCATCCGAAAGCCGTGGCCGGGCATGCCCCTGACCATCAACAAAGACCCCGCGAGGTACAAGCAAGTCTATTTCTCGAGATTCCCTGGGGCGTTCTTCGCAGGCGACTACGCGGTCAAGGACACTGACGGGTATCTCTGGGTCCTCGGCAGGGCGGACGAGGTCATCAAGGTCGCGGGGCACCGGCTTGGGACCTACGAGATCGAGTCCGCGCTCGTCCAGCACCCGGCGGTCGCCGAAGCGGCTGTCGTCGGGGTCCCGGACGACCTCCGCGGCGAAGTACCGGTCGGGTTCGTCATCCTAAAGGTCGGCGAGGCCCCGACGCAGGACCTCAAGCTGGAGCTCAGCGCCTTGGTGCGAGAGAAGGTGGGGCCTGTCGCAAACCTCAAGGAGGTCATCTTCGTTTCCAAGCTGCCGAAGACAAGGAGCGCGAAGATAATGCGCAGGGTTGTCCGGTCTGTGGTCTCAGGAGCTACGGTAGGCGACGTCAGCACCCTCGAAGACGAGGCCTCTGTGGAGGAGGTGAAAGCGGCCTTCGACGCCCTCCAAGAGGAGGTTGCTCGTGGAAGACGGGAAAAATAG
- a CDS encoding hydroxymethylglutaryl-CoA synthase: protein MQSKTRAAIHGYGAYIPYYRLPTTEIARVWKGGGSGPNVEKTVASMDEDTVTMAIEASRQAVRMAGTKSLGAVFVGTESKPYAVKPTSTMVAQALGQHHTLAADLEFACKAGTEAIQVITGLVGSGMIDSGLAIGMDTAQGRPGDDLEYTAASGGAAYVIGKNDKRAIAVIDCSTSFVSDTGDFWRRAQEKYPRHLSRFTGEPAYFFHIESSVRTLFKETGHKPSDFKYAVFHQPNPRFPVEVASRLGFSMEQIKTGLLNPMIGNTYAGSSPIGLAAVLDEAQPGDKILLASFGSGAGSDAFCIEVKDGITRTRGLNPTVKSMMARGSKIDYSTYSKFRDKLQK, encoded by the coding sequence ATGCAGAGCAAGACAAGGGCGGCGATACACGGGTATGGCGCCTACATCCCATACTACAGGCTCCCGACGACCGAGATAGCAAGGGTCTGGAAGGGCGGAGGGTCGGGGCCCAACGTCGAAAAGACGGTCGCGTCGATGGACGAGGACACGGTCACAATGGCGATTGAGGCATCCCGGCAGGCCGTCCGTATGGCGGGAACAAAGTCCTTGGGGGCCGTCTTCGTGGGCACCGAGTCCAAACCCTACGCAGTCAAGCCTACCAGCACCATGGTCGCCCAGGCGCTCGGACAACACCACACCCTCGCAGCGGACCTCGAGTTCGCCTGCAAGGCAGGCACAGAAGCCATCCAGGTGATAACGGGGCTCGTGGGCTCCGGGATGATTGACTCTGGCCTAGCGATCGGGATGGACACCGCTCAGGGCAGACCGGGGGACGACCTGGAGTATACCGCAGCCAGCGGCGGAGCCGCATACGTGATCGGGAAGAACGACAAGAGGGCGATCGCGGTCATCGACTGCAGCACGTCCTTCGTCTCGGACACCGGGGACTTTTGGAGGAGGGCGCAGGAGAAGTACCCGAGGCACCTCTCGAGATTCACGGGAGAGCCGGCATACTTCTTTCACATCGAGAGCTCAGTGCGGACGCTCTTCAAGGAGACTGGACACAAGCCGTCAGACTTCAAGTACGCAGTCTTCCACCAGCCCAATCCCCGCTTTCCGGTCGAAGTAGCCTCGCGGCTCGGTTTTTCGATGGAGCAGATCAAGACCGGGCTCCTGAACCCCATGATAGGCAACACCTATGCAGGAAGCTCTCCCATAGGCCTGGCGGCCGTCCTGGACGAGGCCCAGCCTGGGGACAAGATCCTTCTGGCGAGCTTCGGGTCAGGCGCAGGCTCAGACGCCTTCTGCATCGAGGTCAAGGATGGCATAACGAGGACCCGCGGCCTGAACCCCACCGTCAAGTCGATGATGGCCAGGGGCAGCAAGATAGACTACTCTACCTACTCCAAGTTCAGGGACAAGCTCCAGAAATAG